Proteins encoded within one genomic window of Paraglaciecola psychrophila 170:
- a CDS encoding YjaG family protein: MRVILNKKLNIFQQVRELEGWYAVAFSATLLERMLPNYVLFCEATEFADPAQYRNSLNAIWEWLAVPQAKINFAAQLEKVEDAVPDAVDFDNYGVYPAIDMAMSLSATILLIQGEDPQGAVVVSKLSQGGVEAFIEASTEEDISDLDIKQHPLMQWEVETQQELLIFLSKCAKNAESCKQLKQLATAEGMSNIGIEI, encoded by the coding sequence ATGAGAGTGATTTTGAATAAAAAACTAAATATATTCCAACAAGTGAGAGAATTAGAAGGTTGGTATGCAGTCGCTTTTTCAGCCACACTTTTAGAACGAATGTTACCTAACTATGTGCTTTTTTGTGAGGCAACAGAGTTTGCCGATCCTGCGCAGTATCGCAATAGTTTAAATGCCATCTGGGAATGGTTAGCTGTGCCCCAAGCCAAAATAAATTTTGCAGCTCAATTAGAGAAAGTAGAAGACGCGGTTCCAGATGCCGTAGATTTTGACAACTATGGTGTCTATCCAGCAATCGACATGGCTATGTCGCTATCAGCTACCATTTTGCTAATCCAAGGCGAAGATCCTCAAGGAGCAGTAGTTGTCAGTAAACTATCACAAGGTGGAGTAGAAGCATTTATCGAAGCAAGTACTGAAGAAGACATCAGCGACCTAGATATTAAACAACACCCGTTAATGCAATGGGAAGTCGAGACTCAACAAGAATTATTAATATTTCTGTCAAAATGTGCAAAAAATGCAGAAAGCTGTAAACAGTTGAAACAACTCGCCACCGCAGAAGGTATGAGTAACATTGGCATAGAAATCTAA
- the rsmD gene encoding 16S rRNA (guanine(966)-N(2))-methyltransferase RsmD has translation MKRGEKRSSKSSVAAGTKSGGTVRIISGRFRGRKLSVLDVQGLRPTTDKNKEMLFSWLMPYTLDAVCLDAFAGSGGLGFEALSRYGKSCTFIELNKNAAEKLADNIQLLDLSSQQAQIIQGNTLDTLNNLNQPYDLIFLDPPFNQDLLPQTIQRIAENALLSVDGVIYIECEGQGGSYSVPENWQLIKEKRSPQILARVYQRAN, from the coding sequence ATGAAGCGAGGCGAAAAACGTTCATCAAAGAGCAGCGTAGCAGCGGGCACAAAATCGGGTGGCACGGTACGGATCATCAGCGGGCGTTTTCGTGGCCGTAAATTGTCTGTACTCGATGTTCAGGGACTGCGCCCAACTACTGATAAAAACAAGGAAATGTTATTTAGTTGGTTGATGCCCTACACCTTAGATGCGGTATGTTTAGATGCGTTTGCGGGTAGTGGTGGATTGGGATTTGAGGCTTTGTCACGTTATGGGAAAAGTTGTACTTTTATTGAGTTAAATAAAAACGCAGCGGAAAAATTGGCAGATAATATCCAATTATTAGACTTAAGTTCACAGCAAGCACAAATTATTCAAGGCAACACATTAGACACCTTAAATAACTTGAATCAGCCATATGATTTGATTTTTTTAGACCCACCATTTAATCAGGACTTACTTCCTCAGACGATTCAACGCATTGCTGAAAATGCTTTGTTATCTGTCGATGGGGTCATTTACATCGAATGTGAAGGGCAAGGGGGCAGTTATTCAGTACCTGAAAATTGGCAATTGATTAAAGAAAAGCGTAGTCCGCAGATTTTGGCCAGAGTGTATCAACGCGCCAATTGA
- a CDS encoding YhgN family NAAT transporter, with protein MDTWSAAITLFLIMDPLGNLPVFMSVLKTIEPKRRRIVLARELLFSLIIMFTFLFSGQVVLDFLNVRQESVSIAGGIILFLIGLKMIFPQPVGVAGLASGEEPFIVPLAIPMIAGPSVLAALILLANQDHRRMLDWSMALGAAWLASATILMLSNKLHRLLGERGLIAIERLMGMILIMISIQMLLDGIGNYYSLG; from the coding sequence ATGGACACTTGGTCTGCTGCTATCACCTTATTTTTAATTATGGATCCACTCGGTAATTTGCCCGTGTTTATGTCTGTATTAAAGACCATTGAACCTAAACGCAGAAGAATAGTATTGGCTAGAGAACTTTTATTTTCACTTATTATTATGTTCACTTTCTTGTTTAGTGGACAGGTCGTGTTGGACTTTTTAAATGTTCGCCAAGAAAGTGTCAGTATAGCTGGGGGGATTATTCTTTTTCTGATTGGTCTAAAAATGATATTTCCACAACCAGTAGGCGTGGCAGGATTAGCCTCTGGTGAAGAACCCTTTATTGTGCCATTAGCCATACCTATGATTGCAGGTCCATCTGTATTGGCAGCACTTATATTATTAGCAAACCAAGATCATAGACGTATGTTGGATTGGTCTATGGCTCTGGGAGCAGCATGGTTGGCCTCAGCGACCATTTTAATGCTTTCTAATAAACTACACAGACTGTTAGGTGAAAGAGGACTAATCGCAATAGAAAGACTGATGGGCATGATCCTCATCATGATTTCTATCCAAATGTTATTGGACGGTATAGGAAATTATTATTCATTAGGGTAA